From the Phyllopteryx taeniolatus isolate TA_2022b chromosome 20, UOR_Ptae_1.2, whole genome shotgun sequence genome, one window contains:
- the wdr37 gene encoding WD repeat-containing protein 37 isoform X1 → MPVEGGSSGSSASAARHPKQKRKAHSLSIRRTNSTEERPPGIHRGDMLEGQDSKMPPTLRNNLLDLFGQIEREFENLYIENLELRREIDSLNERLTGDGQNLEGGDSSKGALKTKASHSTSQLSQKLKTTYKASTSKIVSSFKVTTGSRALCHLQKEYVGHRDGIWDLSVTRTQPVVLGTASADHSALLWSIETGKCLLKYGGHAGSVNSIKFHPTEQMALTASGDQTAHIWRYMVQLPAPQPPPDVSAPCDDDQDSSDREEGEVDGEGPCEVPTVRVATATLKSHQGVVISADWLVGGRQVVTASWDRAANLYEVETSELVHTLTGHDQELTHCCTHPTQRLVVTSSRDTTFRLWDFRDPSIHSVNVFQGHTDTVTSAVFTVGDNVVSGSDDRTVKVWDLKNMRSPIATIRMDSAVNRISVSANQRIIALPHDNRQVRLFDMSGVRLARLPRSNRMGHRRMVCCTAWNEENQTCNLFTCGFDRQAIGWNINIPALLQEK, encoded by the exons ATGCCCGTTGAGGGTGGGAGCAGCGGCAGCTCTGCCTCAGCTGCTCGTCACCCCAAACAAAAGCGCAAGGCTCACAGCCTGTCTATTCGGCGCACGAACAGTACGGAGGAGAGGCCACCTGGCATCCACAGAGGAGACATGCTGGAGGGACAG GACTCCAAGATGCCCCCCACTCTACGTAACAATCTTCTCGACCTATTTGGCCAGATTGAACGAGAGTTTGAAAATCTCTACATCGAAAACCTTGAAC TACGACGGGAAATTGATTCCCTGAATGAACGTCTGACTGGCGACGGACAGAATCTTGAGGGAGGAGATTCCTCCAAGGGAGCCCTGAAAACAAAAG CCAGCCACAGCACCAGCCAACTGTCACAGAAGCTGAAGACGACTTACAAAGCCTCTACTAGTAAG ATTGTGTCCAGCTTCAAAGTCACTACAGGGTCCAGAGCTCTATGCCATCTGCAGAAGGAGTATGTTGGCCACCGAGACGGAATTTGGGACCTCAGTGTAACCAGAACTCAGCCAGTGGTCCTGGGGACCGCATCAGCAG ACCACTCAGCCCTGCTTTGGAGTATAGAGACTGGTAAATGTCTGCTAAAGTATGGCGGCCATGCAGGATCAG TCAACTCTATCAAGTTCCACCCCACAGAGCAGATGGCCCTCACAG CCTCCGGGGACCAGACGGCTCACATCTGGCGCTACATGGTGCAACTACCGGCCCCCCAGCCACCACCAGATGTCAGT GCGCCGTGTGACGATGACCAGGATTCTTCAGACAGAGAAGAAGGCGAGGTGGACGGTGAAGGCCCTTGCGAGGTGCCCACTGTCCGGGTTGCTACGGCCACCCTGAAAAGTCACCAGGGTGTCGTTATCTCAGCTGATTGGCTTGTGGGCGGCCGACAAGTGGTGACAGCTTCTTGGGACCGTGCCGCCAACCTTTATGAGGTGGAGACATCTGAACTTGTGCACACTCTCACCG GCCACGACCAGGAGTTGACCCACTGTTGCACCCACCCCACCCAGCGGTTGGTGGTCACCTCATCCAGGGACACCACCTTCAGATTGTGGGACTtcagagatccatccatccactccgTCAATGTCTTCCAGGGACACACAGA CACAGTGACATCAGCAGTGTTTACGGTGGGTGACAACGTGGTGTCAGGGAGTGATGATCGCACAGTTAAGGTGTGGGATCTGAAGAACATGAGGTCACCAATAGCAACCATCCGCATGGACTCTGCTGTCAACAG GATAAGCGTCTCTGCCAACCAGAGGATCATTGCTCTGCCGCACGACAATCGACAAGTGCGACTGTTTGACATGAGCGGAGTGAGGTTGGCCCGACTGCCTCGCAGCAACAGAATG GGCCACAGGCGCATGGTGTGTTGCACGGCGTGGAACGAGGAGAACCAAACATGcaacctgttcacctgcggcTTCGACCGGCAAGCCATCGGCTGGAACATCAACATCCCTGCCTTGCTGCAGGAGAAATGA
- the idi1 gene encoding isopentenyl-diphosphate Delta-isomerase 1 isoform X2 encodes MVRALWAVLRAVTSQGAAAWKTNIPAGAGGCNLSWSGASPQPVVTRFRALSSDVRLQQCSARMPEITTDHLDEKQVQLLAEMCILIDENDQRIGADTKKNCHLNANIDKGLLHRAFSVFIFNSEEKLLLQQRSDAKITFPGCFTNTCCSHPLHTDGELEEKDAIGVRRAAQRRLNAELGIPVEQDVELSPDDNEIKSYCYVSKEELRQMLEKAKRKELAITPWFQLIAETFLFKWWDNLQNLKQFMDHTNIHRM; translated from the exons ATGGTGCGGGCGTTGTGGGCGGTGCTACGGGCGGTGACCTCACAAGGAGCAGCCGCGTGGAAAACAAACATACCTGCTGGCGCGGGAGGCTGTAATCTATCTTGGAGCGGAGCGTCTCCCCAACCGGTCGTTACGCGCTTCCGAGCTCTATCCAG TGACGTGCGGCTCCAGCAGTGTTCGGCCAGAATGCCCGAGATAACCACAGACCACCTGGATGAGAAGCAGGTGCAGTTGCTGGCAGAGATGTGCATCCTCATCGACGAGAACGACCAACGGATCGGCGCCgacacaaagaaaaactgcCACCTAAACGCCAACATCGATAAAG GTTTATTACACAGAGCGTTTAGCGTCTTCATTTTTAACAGTGAAGAGAAGCTGCTCTTACAACAGCGGTCCGATGCCAAAATCACTTTTCCGG GCTGTTTCACAAACACATGCTGCAGTCACCCTTTACACACGGACGGTGAGCTGGAGGAGAAAGACGCTATCGGAGTAAGGAGAGCTGCTCAGAGGAGACTCAACGCTGAACTGGGTATCCCCGTAGAACAG GATGTGGAGTTGAGCCCAGACGACAATGAAATCAAAAGCTACTGTTATGTTAGCAAAGAAGAACTACGGCAAATGCTGGAGAAGGCCAAGCGTAAGGAACTGGCGATCACTCCCTGGTTTCAGCTAATCGCAGAGACCTTCCTCTTCAAATGGTGGGACAATTTGCAGAACCTTAAACAGTTCATGGATCACACGAACATCCACCGCATGTAA
- the idi1 gene encoding isopentenyl-diphosphate Delta-isomerase 1 isoform X1 — MVRALWAVLRAVTSQGAAAWKTNIPAGAGGCNLSWSGASPQPVVTRFRALSSDVRLQQCSARMPEITTDHLDEKQVQLLAEMCILIDENDQRIGADTKKNCHLNANIDKGLLHRAFSVFIFNSEEKLLLQQRSDAKITFPGCFTNTCCSHPLHTDGELEEKDAIGVRRAAQRRLNAELGIPVEQVTPDEMAYLTRIHYKAQSDGVWGEHEIDYILFVQKDVELSPDDNEIKSYCYVSKEELRQMLEKAKRKELAITPWFQLIAETFLFKWWDNLQNLKQFMDHTNIHRM, encoded by the exons ATGGTGCGGGCGTTGTGGGCGGTGCTACGGGCGGTGACCTCACAAGGAGCAGCCGCGTGGAAAACAAACATACCTGCTGGCGCGGGAGGCTGTAATCTATCTTGGAGCGGAGCGTCTCCCCAACCGGTCGTTACGCGCTTCCGAGCTCTATCCAG TGACGTGCGGCTCCAGCAGTGTTCGGCCAGAATGCCCGAGATAACCACAGACCACCTGGATGAGAAGCAGGTGCAGTTGCTGGCAGAGATGTGCATCCTCATCGACGAGAACGACCAACGGATCGGCGCCgacacaaagaaaaactgcCACCTAAACGCCAACATCGATAAAG GTTTATTACACAGAGCGTTTAGCGTCTTCATTTTTAACAGTGAAGAGAAGCTGCTCTTACAACAGCGGTCCGATGCCAAAATCACTTTTCCGG GCTGTTTCACAAACACATGCTGCAGTCACCCTTTACACACGGACGGTGAGCTGGAGGAGAAAGACGCTATCGGAGTAAGGAGAGCTGCTCAGAGGAGACTCAACGCTGAACTGGGTATCCCCGTAGAACAG GTAACTCCAGATGAAATGGCATATCTAACAAGAATCCATTACAAAGCCCAGTCTGATGGTGTTTGGGGAGAACATGAGATTGACTACATCCTCTTCGTGCAGAAG GATGTGGAGTTGAGCCCAGACGACAATGAAATCAAAAGCTACTGTTATGTTAGCAAAGAAGAACTACGGCAAATGCTGGAGAAGGCCAAGCGTAAGGAACTGGCGATCACTCCCTGGTTTCAGCTAATCGCAGAGACCTTCCTCTTCAAATGGTGGGACAATTTGCAGAACCTTAAACAGTTCATGGATCACACGAACATCCACCGCATGTAA
- the wdr37 gene encoding WD repeat-containing protein 37 isoform X2, whose amino-acid sequence MPVEGGSSGSSASAARHPKQKRKAHSLSIRRTNSTEERPPGIHRGDMLEGQDSKMPPTLRNNLLDLFGQIEREFENLYIENLELRREIDSLNERLTGDGQNLEGGDSSKGALKTKASHSTSQLSQKLKTTYKASTSKIVSSFKVTTGSRALCHLQKEYVGHRDGIWDLSVTRTQPVVLGTASADHSALLWSIETGKCLLKYGGHAGSVNSIKFHPTEQMALTASGDQTAHIWRYMVQLPAPQPPPDAPCDDDQDSSDREEGEVDGEGPCEVPTVRVATATLKSHQGVVISADWLVGGRQVVTASWDRAANLYEVETSELVHTLTGHDQELTHCCTHPTQRLVVTSSRDTTFRLWDFRDPSIHSVNVFQGHTDTVTSAVFTVGDNVVSGSDDRTVKVWDLKNMRSPIATIRMDSAVNRISVSANQRIIALPHDNRQVRLFDMSGVRLARLPRSNRMGHRRMVCCTAWNEENQTCNLFTCGFDRQAIGWNINIPALLQEK is encoded by the exons ATGCCCGTTGAGGGTGGGAGCAGCGGCAGCTCTGCCTCAGCTGCTCGTCACCCCAAACAAAAGCGCAAGGCTCACAGCCTGTCTATTCGGCGCACGAACAGTACGGAGGAGAGGCCACCTGGCATCCACAGAGGAGACATGCTGGAGGGACAG GACTCCAAGATGCCCCCCACTCTACGTAACAATCTTCTCGACCTATTTGGCCAGATTGAACGAGAGTTTGAAAATCTCTACATCGAAAACCTTGAAC TACGACGGGAAATTGATTCCCTGAATGAACGTCTGACTGGCGACGGACAGAATCTTGAGGGAGGAGATTCCTCCAAGGGAGCCCTGAAAACAAAAG CCAGCCACAGCACCAGCCAACTGTCACAGAAGCTGAAGACGACTTACAAAGCCTCTACTAGTAAG ATTGTGTCCAGCTTCAAAGTCACTACAGGGTCCAGAGCTCTATGCCATCTGCAGAAGGAGTATGTTGGCCACCGAGACGGAATTTGGGACCTCAGTGTAACCAGAACTCAGCCAGTGGTCCTGGGGACCGCATCAGCAG ACCACTCAGCCCTGCTTTGGAGTATAGAGACTGGTAAATGTCTGCTAAAGTATGGCGGCCATGCAGGATCAG TCAACTCTATCAAGTTCCACCCCACAGAGCAGATGGCCCTCACAG CCTCCGGGGACCAGACGGCTCACATCTGGCGCTACATGGTGCAACTACCGGCCCCCCAGCCACCACCAGAT GCGCCGTGTGACGATGACCAGGATTCTTCAGACAGAGAAGAAGGCGAGGTGGACGGTGAAGGCCCTTGCGAGGTGCCCACTGTCCGGGTTGCTACGGCCACCCTGAAAAGTCACCAGGGTGTCGTTATCTCAGCTGATTGGCTTGTGGGCGGCCGACAAGTGGTGACAGCTTCTTGGGACCGTGCCGCCAACCTTTATGAGGTGGAGACATCTGAACTTGTGCACACTCTCACCG GCCACGACCAGGAGTTGACCCACTGTTGCACCCACCCCACCCAGCGGTTGGTGGTCACCTCATCCAGGGACACCACCTTCAGATTGTGGGACTtcagagatccatccatccactccgTCAATGTCTTCCAGGGACACACAGA CACAGTGACATCAGCAGTGTTTACGGTGGGTGACAACGTGGTGTCAGGGAGTGATGATCGCACAGTTAAGGTGTGGGATCTGAAGAACATGAGGTCACCAATAGCAACCATCCGCATGGACTCTGCTGTCAACAG GATAAGCGTCTCTGCCAACCAGAGGATCATTGCTCTGCCGCACGACAATCGACAAGTGCGACTGTTTGACATGAGCGGAGTGAGGTTGGCCCGACTGCCTCGCAGCAACAGAATG GGCCACAGGCGCATGGTGTGTTGCACGGCGTGGAACGAGGAGAACCAAACATGcaacctgttcacctgcggcTTCGACCGGCAAGCCATCGGCTGGAACATCAACATCCCTGCCTTGCTGCAGGAGAAATGA